A genomic region of Tamandua tetradactyla isolate mTamTet1 chromosome 2, mTamTet1.pri, whole genome shotgun sequence contains the following coding sequences:
- the CPLANE2 gene encoding ciliogenesis and planar polarity effector 2 — MARPPTPGSVIVPDWHKSAEGKEYVACLLRKNRRRVFGLLERPVLPPPVTIDTASYKIFVSGKSGVGKTALVAKLAGLEVPAVHHETTGIQTTVVFWPAKLQASNRVVMFRFEFWDCGEPALKKFDHMLPACKEKADAFLFLFSFTDRTSFEDLPGQLAGMAEEAPRTVRMVIGSKFDQYMHTDVPERDLTAFRQAWGLPLLRVKSVPGRRLPDGRTLDGRAGLADIAHVLNSLAEQLWHQDQVAAGLLPSPPENAPG; from the exons ATGGCCAGGCCACCCACCCCCGGCTCGGTAATTGTCCCAGACTGGCACAAGAGTGCGGAGGGTAAGGAGTATGTGGCATGCCTTCTGCGCAAGAACCGCCGGCGGGTGTTTG GACTGCTCGAGCGGCCAGTGCTGCCCCCTCCTGTGACCATTGACACCGCCAGCTACAAGATCTTTGTGTCTGGGAAGAGTGGAGTGGGCAAGACGGCGCTGGTGGCCAAGCTGGCTGGCCTGGAGGTGCCTGCGGTACACCACGAGACCACTG GCATCCAGACCACTGTGGTATTTTGGCCGGCTAAGCTGCAGGCCAGTAACCGTGTTGTCATGTTCCGCTTCGAGTTCTGGGACTGCGGGGAGCCTGCGCTCAAGAAGTTTGACCACATGCTGCCG GCTTGCAAGGAGAAAGCAGAcgctttcctcttcctcttctccttcacCGACCGCACGTCCTTTGAAGACCTTCCTGGCCAGCTGGCCGGCATGGCAGAAGAGGCCCCCCGAACCGTCAGGATGGTCATTGGCTCCAA GTTTGACCAGTACATGCACACAGACGTGCCCGAGCGTGACCTCACGGCTTTCCGGCAGGCGTGGGGGCTGCCTCTCCTGCGGGTGAAGAGTGTGCCAGGACGGCGGCTGCCCGATGGGCGCACGCTGGATGGGCGGGCTGGGCTGGCCGACATTGCCCACGTGCTCAACAGCCTCGCTGAGCAATTGTGGCACCAGGACCAGGTGGCAGCTGGCCTGCTCCCCAGTCCCCCAGAGAACGCCCCTGGCTGA